From Candidatus Manganitrophus morganii, the proteins below share one genomic window:
- a CDS encoding response regulator, which yields MKRILVVDDEQLLLDLVSHLLSKIGYHVDQAIDCREAAGKLKEKGYDAIFLDMKMPFMDGKGFYEKVQAHFPEMAKRIIFLTGDIANQSTTEFIQETGNLHLHKPFTIKEFKAVLDQLFQSV from the coding sequence ATGAAGCGAATTCTCGTCGTCGACGACGAACAACTCCTCCTTGACCTTGTATCACATCTTCTTTCCAAGATCGGTTATCACGTCGATCAAGCGATCGATTGCCGGGAAGCCGCAGGGAAATTAAAGGAAAAAGGATATGATGCCATCTTCCTTGATATGAAGATGCCATTTATGGATGGGAAGGGATTCTATGAGAAGGTTCAGGCCCACTTTCCAGAGATGGCAAAGCGGATCATTTTCTTAACGGGCGATATCGCAAACCAGTCGACGACCGAATTCATTCAGGAGACCGGCAATCTCCATCTTCACAAACCGTTCACGATAAAGGAATTCAAGGCGGTCCTCGACCAGCTTTTTCAGTCGGTTTAA
- a CDS encoding NUDIX hydrolase produces the protein MDLEEKLIRKTVVYQGKYIRTEEQIVRLPDGTEALREIVSPPDAVGILPIDSEGNVYLVRQYRPAIGQVTLEIPAGILEMGERSAETARRECEEEVGMRPERLDFLFGYYHSVGFSTGKIEVFLGRDLRPNPHAHTDPGEFIEVVLLPFEEVYQQGLSGKIIDSKTLLALLWYRQIVLKAV, from the coding sequence TTGGATCTGGAAGAAAAGTTAATTCGGAAAACGGTGGTTTATCAGGGAAAGTATATCCGGACCGAGGAGCAAATTGTCCGGCTTCCCGATGGAACGGAGGCGCTTCGGGAGATTGTCTCCCCGCCGGACGCGGTCGGTATTCTTCCGATCGACTCGGAAGGGAATGTCTATCTGGTCCGGCAATATCGGCCGGCGATCGGCCAGGTCACGCTGGAGATTCCCGCCGGGATCTTAGAAATGGGGGAGCGCTCGGCCGAAACGGCGCGGCGGGAGTGCGAAGAAGAGGTGGGGATGCGGCCGGAGCGGCTTGATTTCCTCTTCGGTTATTACCATTCGGTCGGGTTTTCAACCGGCAAGATCGAAGTCTTTCTCGGCCGTGATCTCCGTCCCAACCCCCATGCGCATACCGATCCCGGGGAGTTCATCGAGGTGGTGCTCCTTCCGTTCGAAGAGGTCTATCAGCAGGGGCTTTCAGGAAAGATCATCGACAGCAAGACGCTTTTGGCGCTTCTCTGGTATCGACAGATCGTTCTAAAAGCGGTTTAG